CTCCCAGGGCCTCGGCGGCGACATCATCTACATCTCCTCCAAGAACAGCGTGTTCGCCGGCCCCAACAACATCGCCTACTCGGCGACGAAGGCGGATCAGGCCCACCAGGTCCGACTGCTCGCGGTCGAGCTCGGCGAGCACGGCGTGCGCGTCAACGGCATCAACCCCGACGGTGTGGTGCGCGGATCCGGCATCTTCGCCTCGGGCTGGGGCGCGAACCGCGCCGCGACATACGGCGTGAACGAGGAGGATCTCGGCCAGTTCTACGCGAACCGCACGATCCTGAAGCGCGAGGTCGTCCCCGAGAACGTGGCCGATGCGGTCTACGTGCTCACCGGCCCCGAGCTCACCCGCACCACCGGACTGCACATCCCCGTCGACTCGGGTGTGGCAGCAGCGTTCCTCCGATGACCGCCACCCCGAGCGCCGTCGCGGCGGTCGACCTCGGCGCCACCAGCGGGCGAGTGATCGTCGGCCGTCTCGAGGACGGTGTGCTACAGACCCGGCACATCGCCCGCTTCGCGAACGACCCGGTGCACACCCCCGACGGCATGCACTGGAACCTGCTCGAGCTGTACCGCCAGGTCACCCTCGGGCTCGCGGCCGCCGAGCGCGAGGCACCCGGTGAGATCGCGAGCGTCGGGATCGACTCCTGGGCCGTCGACTACGGGCTGTTCCGAGGCGACCGCCTGCTCGGCACGCCGTATCACTACCGCGATGCCCGGAACGAGGCCGGTGTCGCTGCGGTCCACCAGCTCGTGAGCGCTGAGGAGCTCTACGCCCGCAACGGCCTGCAGCACCTCACGTTCAACACCCTGTTCCAGCTCGCGACCGAGGGGGAGATGCTCGCGTTCGCCGACCGTCTCCTGCTCGTGCCCGACCTGCTGAACTTCTGGCTCACCGGCGCCCAGGTCGCCGAGCGCACCAACGCCTCGACGACCGGGCTGCTCGACGCGCGCACCGGCGAGTGGGACCTGGAGCTCGCGGCGCGGCTCGGGATCCCGGCCGGCCTGCTGCCGCGGCTCGTCGACGCCGGCACCCCGATCGGCACCCTCAGCGCCGACGTCGCGCGCACCGTCGGCCGGGCGCTCGACGTCGTGGCCGTCGGATCGCACGACACGGCGTCGGCGGTGGTGGCGATCCCGAACTCGGGTCGCGACTTCGCCTACATCTCGTGCGGCACGTGGGGGCTCGTCGGCCTCGAGCTCGACGCCCCCGTGCTCACCGACGACGCCCGACGGGCGAACTTCACGAACGAGGGCGGCGTCGACGGCCGCACCCGGTTCCTGCACAACGTGATGGGGCTGTGGCTGCTCTCGGAGTCGCTGCGGCACTGGGAGCCCGGTGCCACCGACGCGCAGCGCTCCAGCCTGCTCGGCGAACTGCTCGCCGAGGCCGCGCGGGTGCCCTCCGACGTGCCGGTGTTCGACGTGAACGACCCGGCGTTCCTCCCCGCGGGGGACATTCCCGAGCGGATCCGGTCCTGGTACCGCAGGCGCGGCGAGCGGGTGCCCGAGACCCGGGCCGAGGTGGTGCGCTGCATCATCGAGAGCCTTGCCGAGGCCTTCGCGGAGGCCGTGCGGGAGGCCTCGCGTCTGGCTGACCACGACGTGTCGGTCATCC
Above is a genomic segment from Leucobacter rhizosphaerae containing:
- a CDS encoding rhamnulokinase — encoded protein: MTATPSAVAAVDLGATSGRVIVGRLEDGVLQTRHIARFANDPVHTPDGMHWNLLELYRQVTLGLAAAEREAPGEIASVGIDSWAVDYGLFRGDRLLGTPYHYRDARNEAGVAAVHQLVSAEELYARNGLQHLTFNTLFQLATEGEMLAFADRLLLVPDLLNFWLTGAQVAERTNASTTGLLDARTGEWDLELAARLGIPAGLLPRLVDAGTPIGTLSADVARTVGRALDVVAVGSHDTASAVVAIPNSGRDFAYISCGTWGLVGLELDAPVLTDDARRANFTNEGGVDGRTRFLHNVMGLWLLSESLRHWEPGATDAQRSSLLGELLAEAARVPSDVPVFDVNDPAFLPAGDIPERIRSWYRRRGERVPETRAEVVRCIIESLAEAFAEAVREASRLADHDVSVIHLVGGGSQNTLLCQATANRSGLRVVAGPTEATAMGNLLIQARALGQLAPELGAVREVVTRSSHVIEYLPR